The Burkholderia cepacia genome includes a region encoding these proteins:
- the trpC gene encoding indole-3-glycerol phosphate synthase TrpC, whose translation MSDILDRIIAVKREEVAAAMRSAPLEALTLEASARDLRDFVGALRAKHAAGHAAVISEIKKASPSKGVLREHFVPADIARSYAEHGAACLSVLTDEQFFQGSVRYLEEARAACALPVLRKDFIVDAYQIVEARAMGADAILLIAAALDTPLMQDLEAYAHSLGLAVLVEVHDRNEMEQALTLKTPLLGINNRNLRTFETSIQTTLDMLDMIPADRIVVTESGILSRTDVDTMRAANVNTFLVGEAFMRADQPGEELARMFF comes from the coding sequence ATGAGCGACATTCTCGACCGAATCATCGCCGTCAAGCGCGAAGAAGTCGCGGCGGCCATGCGCAGCGCGCCGCTCGAGGCACTGACACTGGAAGCCTCCGCGCGCGACCTGCGCGACTTCGTCGGCGCATTGCGCGCGAAGCACGCAGCCGGCCACGCGGCCGTGATCTCCGAAATCAAGAAGGCCAGCCCGTCGAAGGGCGTGCTGCGCGAGCATTTCGTGCCGGCCGACATCGCCCGTTCGTATGCGGAGCACGGTGCCGCGTGCCTGTCGGTACTGACCGACGAGCAGTTCTTCCAGGGCAGCGTCCGTTATCTCGAGGAAGCGCGCGCGGCCTGCGCGCTGCCGGTGCTGCGCAAGGACTTCATCGTCGACGCGTACCAGATCGTGGAAGCGCGCGCGATGGGCGCGGACGCGATCCTGCTGATCGCCGCCGCGCTCGACACCCCGCTGATGCAGGATCTCGAAGCGTATGCCCACTCGCTCGGCCTCGCGGTGCTGGTCGAAGTGCATGACCGCAACGAGATGGAACAGGCGCTGACGCTCAAGACGCCGCTGCTCGGCATCAACAACCGCAACCTGCGCACGTTCGAGACATCGATCCAGACCACGCTCGACATGCTCGACATGATTCCGGCGGACCGCATCGTCGTGACCGAGTCGGGGATCCTGTCGCGCACCGACGTCGACACGATGCGCGCGGCGAACGTGAACACGTTCCTCGTCGGAGAAGCGTTCATGCGCGCCGACCAGCCGGGCGAGGAACTCGCGCGGATGTTCTTCTGA
- a CDS encoding aminodeoxychorismate/anthranilate synthase component II — MLLMIDNYDSFTYNLVQYFGELGEDVRTYRNDEITLDEIARLNPDAICLSPGPSNPQHAGITLDVLREFSGKKPILGVCLGHQAIGEAFGGRVVRAKTIMHGKVSKIETDCRGVFADLPKHFDVTRYHSLAIERESLPDCLEVSAWTDDGEIMGVRHKTLPIEGVQFHPESILSEHGHALLENFLKQARAAAAQAA, encoded by the coding sequence ATGCTGCTGATGATCGACAACTACGACTCGTTTACCTACAACCTGGTCCAGTACTTCGGCGAACTCGGCGAGGACGTACGCACCTACCGCAACGACGAAATCACGCTCGACGAGATCGCGCGCCTGAATCCCGACGCGATCTGCCTGTCGCCTGGCCCGAGCAACCCGCAACACGCGGGCATCACGCTCGACGTGCTGCGTGAATTCTCGGGCAAGAAGCCGATCCTGGGCGTGTGCCTCGGCCACCAGGCGATCGGCGAGGCGTTCGGCGGCCGCGTCGTGCGCGCGAAGACCATCATGCACGGCAAGGTGAGCAAGATCGAAACCGACTGCCGCGGCGTATTCGCCGACCTGCCGAAGCACTTCGACGTCACGCGCTATCACTCGCTCGCGATCGAGCGCGAATCGCTGCCCGACTGCCTCGAGGTGTCCGCGTGGACCGACGACGGCGAAATCATGGGCGTGCGCCACAAGACGCTGCCGATCGAAGGCGTACAGTTCCACCCGGAATCGATCCTGTCCGAGCATGGCCATGCGCTGCTCGAGAATTTCCTGAAACAGGCACGCGCCGCAGCCGCGCAAGCCGCCTGA
- a CDS encoding CYTH domain-containing protein: MAIEKEIKLALPAGQAEAARRFFETLTGEPGHDITLANVYYDTPDLALARSKSAVRVRRAPQGWLQTFKTVGSAEGGLHRRHEWELPVAGDALEIDALVAACDVPEAAAALNDAAGTLRALFRTDFSRTLWRIAIGGATVEAAVDVGEIVVQAEHETRREPISEIELELIDGPEAALATLAAELQQALPGLAPENISKAQRGYRLRAQ; encoded by the coding sequence ATGGCGATCGAAAAGGAAATCAAGCTCGCGCTGCCGGCCGGCCAGGCCGAGGCCGCGCGACGCTTCTTCGAGACGCTGACCGGCGAGCCCGGCCACGACATCACGCTCGCGAACGTCTACTACGACACGCCCGATCTCGCGCTGGCCCGCTCGAAGAGCGCGGTGCGCGTGCGCCGCGCGCCGCAGGGCTGGCTGCAGACGTTCAAGACGGTCGGCAGCGCGGAAGGCGGCCTGCACCGCCGCCACGAATGGGAGCTGCCGGTCGCCGGCGACGCGCTCGAGATCGATGCGCTCGTCGCGGCCTGCGACGTGCCGGAGGCCGCCGCCGCACTGAATGACGCGGCCGGCACGCTGCGTGCGCTGTTCCGCACGGATTTTTCGCGTACCCTGTGGCGCATCGCAATCGGCGGCGCAACCGTCGAAGCCGCGGTGGACGTCGGCGAGATCGTCGTCCAGGCGGAACACGAAACGCGCCGCGAACCGATCAGCGAAATCGAACTCGAACTGATCGACGGCCCGGAAGCGGCGCTCGCAACGCTCGCCGCCGAACTGCAGCAGGCGCTGCCGGGCCTCGCTCCCGAAAACATCAGCAAGGCGCAGCGCGGCTACCGGCTGCGCGCGCAATAA
- a CDS encoding uracil-DNA glycosylase, which translates to MATRKTSRAPQQASLFDDLVSDTPAGSPSSTASAPAAPATDPTSAAPAAPAATPGDIQHLAAQFDALPDAWRAVLAPFVASDAYAPLCRFVDDERAAGKTVYPTDVFRALRLTSPDDVKVVILGQDPYHGDDRGTPQAHGLAFSVPPAVRTPPSLRNIFKEIAANFGHDTPRHGCLDTWARQGVLLLNTVLTVERGAAASHAKRGWEQCTDTLIRELAGRHRGLVFMLWGAHAQAKRALFDASAHCVLEAPHPSPLSAHRGFLGCRHFALANDYLAAHDRAPIDWRLPDEAETFA; encoded by the coding sequence ATGGCAACCCGCAAGACTTCCCGCGCGCCGCAACAGGCGTCGCTGTTCGACGATCTCGTCTCCGATACACCCGCCGGCTCCCCGTCATCCACGGCCTCCGCCCCCGCGGCTCCGGCGACTGACCCAACTTCGGCCGCCCCGGCCGCGCCTGCCGCGACGCCGGGCGACATCCAGCATCTCGCCGCGCAATTCGACGCGCTGCCCGACGCATGGCGCGCGGTCCTTGCGCCGTTCGTCGCCAGCGACGCGTATGCGCCGCTGTGCCGCTTCGTCGACGACGAGCGTGCGGCCGGCAAGACGGTCTACCCGACCGACGTGTTCCGCGCGCTGCGCCTGACGAGCCCGGACGACGTGAAAGTCGTGATCCTCGGCCAGGATCCGTATCACGGCGACGATCGTGGCACGCCGCAAGCGCACGGACTCGCGTTCTCGGTGCCGCCCGCCGTGCGCACGCCGCCGTCGCTGCGCAACATCTTCAAGGAAATCGCCGCGAACTTCGGTCATGACACGCCACGCCACGGCTGCCTCGACACCTGGGCGCGCCAGGGCGTGCTGCTGCTCAACACGGTGCTGACGGTCGAGCGCGGCGCGGCCGCGAGCCACGCGAAGCGCGGCTGGGAGCAGTGCACGGACACGCTGATCCGCGAACTCGCCGGCCGCCATCGCGGGCTCGTGTTCATGCTGTGGGGCGCACACGCGCAGGCGAAGCGCGCACTGTTCGACGCAAGCGCGCATTGCGTGCTCGAGGCGCCGCATCCGTCGCCGCTGTCCGCGCACCGCGGTTTCCTCGGTTGCCGCCATTTCGCGCTCGCGAACGATTACCTCGCGGCGCACGATCGCGCGCCGATCGACTGGCGCCTGCCGGACGAGGCCGAGACGTTCGCGTAA
- the trpE gene encoding anthranilate synthase component I, translating into MTELEFQSLANEGYNRIPLIAEALADLETPLSLYLKLAQPERSGANSFLLESVVGGERFGRYSFIGLPARTLVRTRNGVSEVVRDGQVVETHDGDPFQFIESFQARFKVAQRPGLPRFCGGLAGYFGYDAVRYIEKKLAHTAPRDDLGLPDIQLLLTEEVAVIDNLAGKLYLIIYADPSQAEAYTKAKQRLRELKQRLRTTVQPPVTSASVRTETFREFKKDDYLAAVRQAKEYIAAGELMQIQVGQRLTKPYRDNPLSLYRALRSLNPSPYMYYYNFGDFHVVGASPEILVRQEKRGEDQIVTIRPLAGTRPRGNTPERDAELATELLNDPKEIAEHVMLIDLARNDVGRIAEIGSVQVTDKMVIEKYSHVQHIVSSVEGKLKPGMTNYDVLRATFPAGTLSGAPKVRAMELIDELEPVKRGLYGGAVGYLSFSGEMDLAIAIRTGLIHNGNLYVQAAAGVVADSVPESEWQETENKARAVLRAAEQVQDGLDSDF; encoded by the coding sequence ATGACCGAACTCGAATTCCAATCGCTCGCGAACGAAGGCTACAACCGCATCCCGCTGATCGCGGAAGCCCTCGCCGATCTCGAAACGCCGCTGTCCCTCTACCTGAAGCTGGCCCAGCCCGAACGTTCGGGCGCCAACTCGTTCCTGCTCGAATCGGTGGTCGGCGGTGAACGTTTCGGCCGCTATTCGTTCATCGGCCTGCCTGCCCGCACGCTCGTGCGCACCCGCAACGGCGTGTCGGAAGTCGTGCGCGACGGCCAGGTCGTCGAAACGCATGACGGTGACCCGTTCCAGTTCATCGAATCGTTCCAGGCGCGCTTCAAGGTGGCGCAGCGCCCGGGCCTGCCGCGCTTCTGCGGCGGTCTCGCCGGTTATTTCGGCTACGACGCGGTACGCTACATCGAGAAGAAGCTCGCGCACACCGCGCCGCGCGACGATCTCGGCCTGCCCGACATCCAGTTGCTGCTGACCGAGGAAGTCGCGGTGATCGACAACCTCGCCGGCAAGCTGTACCTGATCATCTACGCGGACCCGAGCCAGGCCGAAGCCTACACGAAGGCGAAACAGCGCCTGCGCGAACTGAAACAGCGCCTGCGCACGACCGTGCAGCCGCCCGTCACGTCGGCGAGCGTGCGCACCGAAACCTTCCGCGAGTTCAAGAAGGACGACTATCTGGCCGCCGTGCGCCAGGCGAAGGAATACATCGCGGCCGGCGAGCTGATGCAGATCCAGGTCGGCCAGCGGCTGACGAAGCCGTACCGCGACAATCCGCTGTCGCTGTATCGCGCGCTGCGTTCGCTGAACCCGTCGCCGTACATGTACTACTACAACTTCGGCGATTTCCACGTGGTCGGCGCATCGCCGGAAATCCTCGTGCGCCAGGAAAAACGCGGCGAAGACCAGATCGTCACGATCCGTCCGCTCGCCGGCACGCGCCCGCGCGGCAACACGCCCGAGCGCGACGCCGAACTCGCGACCGAACTGCTCAACGACCCGAAGGAGATCGCCGAGCACGTGATGCTGATCGACCTTGCGCGCAACGACGTCGGCCGCATCGCGGAGATCGGCTCGGTGCAGGTGACCGACAAGATGGTCATCGAGAAATACTCGCACGTGCAGCACATCGTCAGCTCGGTCGAAGGCAAGCTGAAACCCGGGATGACGAACTACGACGTGCTGCGCGCGACGTTCCCGGCCGGCACGTTGTCCGGCGCGCCGAAGGTGCGCGCGATGGAACTGATCGACGAGCTCGAGCCGGTCAAGCGCGGGTTGTACGGCGGCGCCGTCGGCTACCTGTCGTTCTCGGGCGAGATGGATCTCGCGATCGCGATCCGCACGGGCCTGATCCACAACGGCAACCTGTATGTGCAAGCGGCGGCCGGCGTCGTCGCGGATTCGGTGCCCGAATCCGAATGGCAAGAGACCGAGAACAAGGCGCGCGCGGTGCTGCGTGCGGCCGAACAGGTCCAGGACGGCCTCGATAGCGACTTCTGA
- the apaG gene encoding Co2+/Mg2+ efflux protein ApaG, whose product MSQYQFTVSVKTSYLPEQSDPDRRQYAFAYTLTIRNTGQVAAQLIARHWIITDSENHVQEVKGLGVVGHQPLLQPGEHFEYTSWAVIATPVGTMRGAYFCVAEDGERFEAPVDEFALHMPRTLH is encoded by the coding sequence ATGAGTCAGTATCAGTTCACCGTTTCGGTGAAAACCAGCTACCTGCCGGAACAATCCGACCCCGATCGCCGTCAATATGCATTCGCGTACACGCTGACGATCCGCAACACGGGACAAGTCGCGGCGCAGCTGATCGCGCGTCACTGGATCATCACGGACAGCGAGAACCACGTGCAGGAAGTGAAGGGGCTCGGCGTCGTCGGGCACCAGCCGCTGCTGCAGCCGGGCGAGCACTTCGAATACACGAGCTGGGCCGTGATCGCGACGCCGGTCGGCACGATGCGGGGCGCGTATTTCTGCGTGGCGGAAGACGGCGAGCGTTTCGAGGCGCCGGTCGACGAGTTCGCACTCCACATGCCGCGCACGCTGCATTGA
- the trpD gene encoding anthranilate phosphoribosyltransferase, translating to MTITPQEALQRTIEHREIFHDEMLHLMRLIMRGDMSPVMAAAIITGLRVKKETIGEIAAAATVMREFANHVEVQDNSNFVDIVGTGGDGSHTFNISTASMFVTAAAGAKVAKHGNRGVSSKSGSADVLEALGVNIDLQSDQVAASIAETGMGFMFAPNHHPAMKNIAAVRRELGVRTIFNILGPLTNPAGAPNQLMGVFHPDLVGIQVRVMQRLGAQHVLVVYGKDGMDEVSLGAATLVGELRDGKVHEYEIHPEDFGLQMVSNRTLKVENADESRTMLLGALDNQPGVAREIVTLNAGTALYAANVAESIADGIQLAREAIASGKARAKVDELVRFTQQFKR from the coding sequence ATGACGATTACCCCGCAGGAAGCGCTGCAGCGCACGATCGAACACCGCGAGATCTTCCACGACGAGATGCTGCACCTGATGCGGCTCATCATGCGCGGCGACATGTCGCCCGTGATGGCGGCCGCGATCATCACCGGGCTGCGCGTGAAGAAGGAGACGATCGGCGAGATCGCCGCCGCCGCGACCGTGATGCGCGAATTCGCGAACCACGTCGAGGTGCAGGACAACTCGAACTTCGTCGACATCGTCGGCACCGGCGGCGACGGCTCGCACACGTTCAACATCTCGACCGCGTCGATGTTCGTCACGGCCGCGGCCGGCGCGAAGGTCGCGAAGCACGGCAACCGCGGCGTATCGAGCAAGTCCGGCAGCGCCGACGTGCTCGAGGCGCTCGGCGTGAACATCGACCTGCAGTCCGACCAGGTCGCCGCGTCGATCGCCGAAACGGGCATGGGCTTCATGTTCGCGCCGAACCATCATCCGGCGATGAAGAACATCGCAGCCGTGCGCCGCGAGCTCGGCGTGCGCACGATCTTCAACATTCTCGGCCCGTTGACCAATCCGGCCGGCGCGCCGAACCAGCTGATGGGCGTATTCCACCCCGACCTCGTCGGCATCCAGGTGCGCGTGATGCAGCGTCTCGGCGCGCAGCACGTGCTCGTGGTGTACGGCAAGGACGGGATGGACGAGGTTTCGCTCGGCGCCGCGACGCTCGTCGGTGAATTGCGCGACGGCAAGGTGCACGAATACGAGATCCATCCGGAAGATTTCGGCCTGCAGATGGTGTCGAACCGCACGCTGAAGGTGGAAAATGCCGACGAATCGCGCACGATGCTGCTCGGCGCGCTGGACAACCAGCCGGGCGTCGCGCGCGAGATCGTCACGCTGAATGCGGGCACCGCACTCTATGCGGCGAACGTCGCCGAATCGATCGCGGACGGCATCCAGCTCGCCCGCGAAGCGATCGCGAGCGGCAAGGCGCGCGCGAAGGTCGACGAACTCGTGCGCTTCACGCAGCAGTTCAAGCGCTGA
- the rpe gene encoding ribulose-phosphate 3-epimerase: MTQFRIAPSILSADFARLGEEVRNVVAAGADWIHFDVMDNHYVPNLTIGPLVCEAIRPHVQVPIDVHLMVRPVDRIVPDFAKAGANLISFHPEGSDHIDRTLSLIRDHGCKAGLVFNPATPLNYLDHVMDRLDFVLLMSVNPGFGGQSFIPETLNKLREARARIDAYTERTGREILLEVDGGVKTDNIAEIAAAGADTFVAGSAIFGKPDYRKVIDEMRAALATVERS; encoded by the coding sequence ATGACCCAATTCCGTATCGCTCCCAGCATCCTGTCGGCCGATTTCGCACGGCTCGGCGAAGAAGTCCGCAACGTCGTCGCTGCCGGCGCCGACTGGATCCACTTCGACGTGATGGACAACCATTATGTGCCGAACCTGACGATCGGCCCGCTCGTGTGCGAAGCGATCCGCCCGCACGTGCAGGTGCCGATCGACGTGCACCTGATGGTGCGCCCGGTCGACCGGATCGTGCCCGATTTTGCGAAGGCCGGTGCGAACCTGATCAGCTTCCACCCGGAAGGCTCCGATCACATCGACCGCACGCTGTCGCTGATCCGTGACCACGGCTGCAAGGCCGGTCTCGTGTTCAATCCGGCGACGCCGCTGAACTACCTCGATCACGTGATGGATCGTCTCGACTTCGTGCTGCTGATGTCGGTCAACCCGGGCTTCGGCGGCCAGTCGTTCATCCCGGAGACGCTGAACAAGCTGCGCGAAGCACGCGCACGCATCGACGCGTACACCGAGCGCACCGGCCGCGAGATCCTGCTCGAAGTCGACGGCGGCGTGAAAACCGACAACATCGCCGAAATCGCGGCGGCCGGTGCCGACACCTTCGTCGCGGGTTCGGCGATCTTCGGCAAGCCCGACTACCGCAAGGTGATCGACGAGATGCGCGCCGCGCTCGCTACCGTCGAGCGGAGCTGA
- a CDS encoding FMN-dependent NADH-azoreductase has product MTTILQINSAARSQGAQSTLLANELTAKLQQSNPGSKVVVRDLLADALPHLDESVLGAFFTPADKRSAEQNAIVAKSDALIAELQAADIVVIGAPMYNFGVSSQLKAYFDWIARAGVTFRYTENGPEGLIKGKKVHVVTARGGKYLGTPNDSQTPYLRSFLGFIGLTDVNFIHAEGLNLGPDAQSAALASAREAIAAA; this is encoded by the coding sequence ATGACGACCATTCTGCAAATCAATTCCGCGGCGCGTTCGCAAGGTGCGCAATCCACGCTGCTGGCCAACGAACTGACGGCAAAGCTGCAACAATCGAACCCCGGCTCGAAGGTCGTGGTTCGCGACCTGCTGGCCGACGCGCTGCCGCACCTCGACGAATCGGTGCTCGGCGCGTTCTTCACGCCGGCCGACAAGCGCAGCGCGGAACAGAATGCGATCGTCGCGAAGAGCGATGCACTGATCGCCGAACTGCAAGCCGCCGACATCGTCGTGATCGGCGCACCGATGTACAACTTCGGCGTGTCGTCGCAACTGAAAGCGTATTTCGACTGGATCGCCCGCGCAGGCGTCACGTTCCGCTACACCGAAAACGGTCCGGAAGGCCTGATCAAGGGCAAGAAGGTTCACGTGGTGACGGCCCGCGGCGGCAAGTACCTGGGTACGCCGAACGACAGCCAGACGCCGTACCTGCGCTCGTTCCTCGGCTTCATCGGCCTGACCGACGTGAACTTCATTCACGCTGAAGGCCTGAACCTCGGGCCGGACGCGCAGAGCGCCGCGCTCGCCAGCGCCCGCGAAGCGATCGCCGCCGCGTAA
- the paaK gene encoding phenylacetate--CoA ligase PaaK, giving the protein MTTPLPLEPIETASRDELTALQLERLKWSLRHAYDHSPVYRRKFDEAGVHPDDLKTLADLSRFPFTTKSDLRDSYPFGMFAVPQDQISRIHASSGTTGKPTVVGYTTADIDIWANLVARSIRAAGARRGDKVHVSYGYGLFTGGLGAHYGAERAGLTVIPFGGGQTEKQVQLIQDFRPDIIMVTPSYMLSIADEIERQGLDPVQSSLRIGIFGAEPWTNDMRVAIEQRMGIDAVDIYGLSEVMGPGVASECVETKDGPTIWEDHFYPEIIDPETGEVLPDGELGELVFTSLTKEALPIVRYRTRDLTRLLPGTARTMRRMEKITGRSDDMMIVRGVNVFPTQIEEQLLKQRALAPHYQIVLTKEGPLDVLTLNVEPCPETAPDTATIDAAKQALAHDIKSLIGVTAVINVLPVNGIERSVGKARRVVDKRTG; this is encoded by the coding sequence ATGACTACCCCGCTACCGCTCGAGCCGATCGAGACCGCCTCACGCGACGAGCTGACCGCGCTGCAGCTCGAACGCCTCAAGTGGTCGCTCCGGCATGCGTATGACCACTCCCCCGTCTATCGTCGCAAGTTCGATGAAGCGGGCGTCCATCCGGACGACCTGAAGACGCTCGCCGACCTGTCGCGCTTTCCGTTCACGACGAAGAGCGACCTGCGCGACAGTTACCCGTTCGGGATGTTCGCGGTGCCGCAGGACCAGATCTCGCGCATTCATGCGTCGTCGGGCACGACCGGCAAGCCGACGGTCGTCGGCTACACGACCGCCGACATCGACATATGGGCGAATCTCGTCGCGCGCTCGATCCGCGCCGCCGGTGCGCGCCGCGGCGACAAGGTGCACGTGAGCTACGGCTACGGCTTGTTCACGGGCGGGCTCGGCGCGCACTACGGCGCCGAACGCGCGGGGCTGACCGTGATCCCGTTCGGCGGCGGCCAGACCGAAAAGCAGGTGCAGCTGATCCAGGATTTCCGGCCCGACATCATCATGGTCACGCCGAGCTACATGCTGTCGATCGCCGACGAAATCGAGCGCCAGGGTCTCGATCCGGTGCAGAGTTCGCTGCGCATCGGCATCTTCGGCGCGGAACCGTGGACCAACGACATGCGCGTCGCGATCGAGCAGCGGATGGGCATCGACGCGGTCGACATCTACGGGCTTTCCGAAGTGATGGGCCCCGGCGTCGCGTCCGAATGTGTCGAGACGAAGGACGGCCCGACCATCTGGGAAGACCACTTCTATCCGGAAATCATCGACCCTGAAACCGGCGAAGTGCTGCCGGACGGCGAACTCGGCGAGCTCGTGTTCACGTCGCTGACGAAGGAAGCACTGCCGATCGTTCGCTACCGGACCCGCGACCTCACGCGGCTGCTGCCTGGCACTGCCCGCACGATGCGCCGGATGGAGAAGATCACGGGGCGTTCGGACGACATGATGATCGTGCGCGGCGTCAACGTGTTCCCGACGCAAATCGAGGAGCAGTTGCTCAAGCAGCGCGCGCTCGCACCGCACTATCAGATCGTACTGACGAAGGAAGGCCCGCTCGACGTGCTGACGCTCAATGTCGAACCCTGTCCGGAGACTGCGCCGGACACGGCGACGATCGACGCGGCAAAGCAGGCGCTCGCACACGATATCAAGTCGCTGATCGGCGTGACGGCCGTCATCAACGTGCTGCCCGTGAACGGGATCGAGCGTTCGGTCGGCAAGGCGCGGCGCGTCGTGGACAAACGCACGGGTTGA
- a CDS encoding phosphoglycolate phosphatase — protein MTDSSLAGRAPAGAAAEAAPIRFAAPRIDAALIDLDGTMVDTADDFTAGLNGMLAQLGAPATSRDEVVGYVGKGSEHLIQSVLKPRFPADEAHARFDDALAIYQTEYAKINGRHTRLYPDVAAGLDALRAAGIRLACVTNKPHRFAVELLEQYGLADCFGVVLGGDSVARKKPDPLPMLTACNALGVAPDAAVAIGDSENDALAGRAAGMATLTVPYGYNHGKAIQTINSDGIVDSLLVAARAITAHNTGRPTL, from the coding sequence GTGACCGATTCGTCGCTCGCCGGCCGTGCGCCGGCCGGGGCCGCAGCTGAAGCCGCCCCGATCCGCTTCGCCGCGCCGCGCATCGACGCGGCGCTGATCGATCTCGACGGCACGATGGTCGACACGGCCGACGATTTCACGGCCGGCCTGAACGGGATGCTCGCGCAGCTCGGCGCGCCGGCCACGTCGCGTGACGAGGTGGTCGGCTACGTCGGCAAGGGCTCCGAACACCTGATCCAGAGCGTGCTGAAACCGCGCTTCCCGGCCGACGAAGCACACGCGCGCTTCGACGACGCACTGGCGATCTACCAGACCGAATACGCGAAGATCAACGGCCGCCACACGCGCCTGTATCCGGACGTGGCCGCCGGTCTCGACGCGTTGCGTGCGGCCGGCATCCGGCTCGCGTGCGTGACGAACAAGCCGCATCGCTTCGCCGTCGAACTGCTCGAGCAATACGGGCTGGCCGATTGCTTTGGCGTCGTGCTCGGCGGCGACAGCGTCGCGCGCAAGAAGCCCGATCCGCTGCCGATGCTGACGGCCTGCAACGCGCTCGGCGTCGCTCCGGATGCGGCCGTCGCGATCGGCGACTCGGAAAACGATGCGCTGGCGGGCCGCGCGGCCGGGATGGCGACGCTGACTGTGCCGTACGGCTACAACCACGGCAAAGCTATACAAACGATAAATTCGGATGGTATAGTCGATTCGTTGCTGGTCGCAGCTCGCGCAATTACCGCGCACAACACCGGCCGGCCAACCCTCTGA
- a CDS encoding murein transglycosylase A, whose amino-acid sequence MWFGPRLAGWVAAAAAAVLLAACGGAPTRTSSLKPPTGAAIVPGQVAAKRLTPVAWQQVPGWQDDSLIGATAALRQNCVRLARQPAWQRACAAADRLDELDVSSARAFFETYFTPFQLANTDGTLDGLVTGYYEPLLHGSRVRRGPYQYALYRWPAGYRAGAALPARAQLERAGILNGNELVWVDDPIEAFFLQVQGSGRVLLDDGSVMRVGFGGTNNQPYRSIGKWLLDRGELTPAQATMQGIKAWAKANPNRVDALLDTNPRFVFFRDMPTKEDAPHGGADGPIGALGVPLTPERSIAVDPSSIPLGTPVFLQTTRPLTNTPMNRLVFAQDTGSAIKGGVRADYFWGLGDDAGDQAGRMKQVGRMWLLFPNS is encoded by the coding sequence ATGTGGTTTGGGCCCCGGTTGGCCGGGTGGGTGGCAGCGGCCGCGGCGGCGGTGCTGCTTGCGGCGTGCGGCGGCGCGCCGACGCGGACTTCGTCGCTGAAACCGCCGACCGGCGCGGCGATCGTGCCGGGGCAGGTCGCCGCGAAGCGGCTCACGCCGGTCGCGTGGCAGCAGGTGCCGGGCTGGCAGGACGATTCGCTGATCGGCGCGACGGCCGCGTTGCGGCAGAACTGCGTGCGGCTTGCGCGCCAGCCGGCCTGGCAGCGTGCGTGTGCGGCTGCCGACCGGCTCGACGAGCTTGACGTCAGCAGTGCGCGGGCGTTCTTCGAAACGTATTTCACGCCGTTCCAGCTCGCGAACACCGACGGTACGCTCGACGGGCTGGTGACCGGCTATTACGAGCCGCTGCTGCATGGTTCGCGCGTGCGTCGCGGCCCGTATCAGTACGCGCTGTACCGCTGGCCGGCCGGTTATCGCGCCGGCGCCGCGCTGCCGGCACGCGCGCAGCTCGAACGTGCCGGCATCCTGAACGGCAACGAACTCGTGTGGGTCGACGACCCGATCGAGGCGTTCTTCCTGCAGGTGCAGGGCTCGGGGCGCGTGCTGCTCGACGACGGTTCGGTGATGCGGGTCGGCTTCGGTGGCACCAACAACCAGCCGTACCGTTCGATCGGCAAGTGGCTGCTCGATCGCGGCGAACTGACTCCCGCCCAGGCGACGATGCAGGGCATCAAGGCGTGGGCGAAGGCGAACCCGAATCGCGTCGACGCGTTGCTCGACACGAACCCGCGGTTCGTGTTCTTCCGCGACATGCCGACCAAGGAGGATGCGCCGCACGGCGGCGCGGACGGCCCGATCGGCGCGCTCGGCGTGCCGCTGACGCCGGAGCGCTCGATCGCGGTCGACCCGTCGTCGATCCCGCTCGGCACGCCGGTGTTCCTGCAGACCACGCGCCCGCTGACGAATACGCCGATGAACCGGCTGGTGTTCGCGCAGGATACGGGCTCCGCGATCAAGGGCGGCGTGCGGGCCGACTATTTCTGGGGGCTCGGCGACGACGCAGGCGATCAGGCCGGGCGGATGAAGCAGGTCGGCCGGATGTGGCTGCTGTTCCCGAATTCGTGA